The Spirosoma sp. SC4-14 DNA window GGGTGTCACAGTAATGGCCCAGAAGTCATCCAAATCGCCCGTAAGTTTATGGATGCCAGAGCCCATCTGCTGAATATCGCTGACAGAGGTTACGGCATCCAACTGGTCAAAGAGACGGTTAATCTTGCGCAGGTATTGAGCTGGTAATTTGGAACCATTGCCCGCTTCATAATACTGTTGAAGCTCTTTGTGTTTGAAGTTAACAATCATGGTTCGCTTTGTAACGTGTAATATTACACATTACAAATCAAAAAGAAAACAGCGTCTTATCAATTCGGTGTTTCTCGTGTCAACCGAGACCCCAAAATGGAAACCTAAAGCCGCTTAACCGAGGCTTTCAAACTGTCGCTCGAAACCCGCCCCGCTGACCGAATTGTCCCTGTCCCTAAGTACGCCCTGTCGACCGACACCAAAAATGAAAGAACGAAACTGCCCTTGCGAGCCGTGCGGCCTGTCGCTCGAAAGCGGGAATTTGAAGCACTTGCTTTTATGCGACACCCAACGCCTATATCTTCGCTTTTAGGTTTTGTACCTGAAAAAAGTGCAACTTCGGTAACGCCATTGGTGAGTAGAAAAAGCTTGAACCCAACGCAAATGCGTTCTTCTGGGACGACATAGATTGTGTGGCTTGGCCCTACTCACCACCCTTTCCACAGCTTGAACAGTACCCAATGACGTAGTTTCACTACGATCAAGAATTATATGCAAAATCAGGAAAGTGAATGGCTAAAACAAACGTTTCACCCTAAAAATCAAGCCGATGGACTCGGTAGTCAAAGTCGTCAAGTATGGGGTTGGTATCGACATGGGTAAAGATAAATTTCATGCCTGTATCAGTACCATTGATTCAACCCAGCGGATCAAGATTAAGGCCACCCACGCCTTCAACAATACAGCCACAGGGCTGACCGACTTCCACCGCTGGTGTGAGCATCATGGCAAGGAAAAGAGCCTGCCCGTTCATTACTTGATGGAAGCCACCGGGGTGTATTATGAGCAGTTAGCCCTCTCGCTTCACCAGCGCGGAGCGCATGTGATTGTGGTGTTACCCCAGAAAGCCAAACACTATTTGATGGCCCTGGGCATCAAAACCAAAACCGACGGGGTCGACGCTCAGGCACTAGCTATGATGGCCTGCCAACAAAGTTTAGACGCTTGGCACCCCATTAGCGAAGCCATGTACAAGTTGCGTCAGTTAACTCGCCAACAAATTGATTTGCAGGATCTTAAAACACAGATTGGCAATCAGCTAATGTGTTTGGAACTGGGTATGTACCAATCAAAAGAAGTTAGTAAGCAGATGAATAAACTCCTTGATGAGTTGGACAAACAGATCACTGAATGTGAGAAGTTGATTGCAAAAGCCGTCAATGACAACCCCGAATGGAAGCGTAAAGTCGAGCAGATTTGCGCTATCAAGGGGGTCGGTTTACTGACCGTGGCCAACCTGATTACTGAGACTAACGAATTTGATTTGTTCGAAAACCAGCGTCAATTAGTAAGCTATGCAGGCTATGATGTAGTAGCGAATCAAAGTGGTAAGCGGGTAGGCAAAACCCGGATCAGTAAACGGGGGAACGCTCGGATTCGCCGGGGTTTACACATGGCTTCGCTCATGGTGGTTCGCTATGAACAGAAGCCGTTTGTAGGCTTGTATGAACGGGTCTTTAAGCGAACCAAAGTGAAAATGAAAGGCTATGTGGCCGTGCAAAGAAAACTGCTGACGTTAATCTATGCTTTATGGAAAAAAGATGAAAAGTATCTTCTGGATTACGTAAACGAGGGGCAAAAAAAAGTAGCCCCAACAGAGGAGGCTACGCTGCATCGGCCACGGGTGGACGTGCTTGAGGAGGTAAATATAGGCAAGTTGGTCGAATCTTGAAATAATTATACCACTTTTCTTGTTTTTTAAGACAGTACCACGAAAGGGCTGATGGATGAAGAAGCTACTCACCTGAACACACAAACCTACGATCTTTACATCCTTTCCCTTGTTGGGCTGATTACCTGACCTCTGAGGCTTGCATCCTGTCGCACGAGCCACGCCCACCAAGAGCGAACCACAACGCATATTCAAATTTTTCTTTCAAAATTCTTCATCGAAGATGTCAAAGCCTCTTGGGATGCGTCGTCTTAAAAATCTTACTCCTGTCCATATGTACAAACATCCTGTTAATAAAATAGGAATGTTTTTAATAAAGAAGGTACGCTCCTTTGAGGGTGGGACGGTTAATTCTGAAGACCACTTTGGAAGTACGAATGGAAATCCAAGTATAAATACTCCTAAGATAGTACTGACTAAACCTATTGTATTTAATATTGTCCTTCTCTTTATTTTGGATTCTCCACTACTTCTTAGAACGTGTTGGGGAATTATGTTTGGTTGCCTAGTTCGATTCGCTGTAGCATAATCTGAATGTTAGCCAAGTACAACCAACTGACCGAAGAAGATAGCGTGTACTCATAATCTTTGACGATCCGTCGAAAGAAATTGGTCCAGGCGATACTCCGTTCGACGACCCAGCGCTTGGCTACTGGCACAAACCCGCGGGCGGATTCAGGCCGCGAAGCTTTTTCAAACCGGGACGCCGGAGCGTTCAATGCTCCACTCACCTAAGGCTTGGGCAAAGATTCCGTTGTAAGCTTGATCACCCAACACCTTTTCTAGTCGCTCACCGGCTGTCCAAAGTATATCTTTAATCAGCGGGACTGCTGCCGATCCAT harbors:
- a CDS encoding type II toxin-antitoxin system RelE/ParE family toxin; translated protein: MIVNFKHKELQQYYEAGNGSKLPAQYLRKINRLFDQLDAVTSVSDIQQMGSGIHKLTGDLDDFWAITVTPNHRIIFRFEAGDVYDVDYVDYH
- a CDS encoding IS110 family transposase, translating into MDSVVKVVKYGVGIDMGKDKFHACISTIDSTQRIKIKATHAFNNTATGLTDFHRWCEHHGKEKSLPVHYLMEATGVYYEQLALSLHQRGAHVIVVLPQKAKHYLMALGIKTKTDGVDAQALAMMACQQSLDAWHPISEAMYKLRQLTRQQIDLQDLKTQIGNQLMCLELGMYQSKEVSKQMNKLLDELDKQITECEKLIAKAVNDNPEWKRKVEQICAIKGVGLLTVANLITETNEFDLFENQRQLVSYAGYDVVANQSGKRVGKTRISKRGNARIRRGLHMASLMVVRYEQKPFVGLYERVFKRTKVKMKGYVAVQRKLLTLIYALWKKDEKYLLDYVNEGQKKVAPTEEATLHRPRVDVLEEVNIGKLVES